ctTTAAGTGAAATTGACTAGCAATTTCTGGGTGAAAACTGTTTCTGCACTAATTGTTTTGTGAGAATAACTTCTGAAgcaaatatttatacaatacaattaattgtattcatttattttattctaaatacAATTTTGAATCAGATTTTTCAGACCCCCACTGTATTTCAGGCAGCAACATCCAAATAATGCTTGTAAATTTGTAACTAATAGTCCACTTAAATACAATTATTGTCACATGAAATCTATTTAAAGGTAATAAAGTACCTGAACAGGGAACTTTGCATTGGTTCTTTCCACCTGGAGTGCCATCTTCGCACCATTTGAAACTGTTAATCTGGAAGATCCCATAGTCTTTTCCAACATCAGCTGAACGCACTCTGTGGGTCTTAAACTTGCTTTCCCAGTAGGCCATGCACACGTCTGTTGAAATTAAGTTCGAAACCAAagggaataaaatatattatgaccagttttataattcattttatgtttattgaagATTTAATTAATACAATCAGATATGCCAAACACTGCAAGTCAGTACTGAAAATCCAAAAAACAAAAGTACCCACAGTTGCCAAGTGAGAATCCCTCAAATCCATCAAGTCCCTCATTCTTGAAGATACGGACAACATCACAGCGACCCAGCCTGCGGCTCTCACACGAGCACAGCCACATCAGACACAAGACCGCAATCGCCACCTTCATATCTGCACTGCTGCTCAGAAAACCAGTCAATATCTGCTATCTGAAGAGGAGTTCAGATGGAGGGTGGAAGCTGTAGAGTGGGATTATTTATAAGTCAAGTGAAAGGTTTGTGTCGCAACCAATTTTTCACAAGTGCATGGAGTTTGCAGTTGCTTCAGATATGGCTGCTGAGGCAATAACTGACTTTGGGCTGTTCTATTTTTAGTTCTAAGCAAAAACATCTATTTTATGTGCAGAGAAACTGTGTAAAAGTCTTGGATCAAACAAGATTGAACATAAGACAATATGCAATACTGGGGAAACCCAGTCATGATGTAGCTATAAAGAAAGCagcatatatgtacacacacacacacacacacataaaaaaagtaaaaattattaagcagtttagatgttttatgtttacacaacttgcagttactgaatttgttcattcaactaaaaattgTAAGTTTTCACTGTCTCAACTAGCTCGAAAGTTGACTACACTAGATTATTTGTCCtctcaacttaaaaaaatgtgttgaatcAATGAAGTAGCAATATCACGTTCTCAAAATCACTTTTCGCGAGATCTCGTCATTCTCATCATTCTTGTGAAGTCCATTGCAGACAGAAGAAGGTCGTCAGCCATACTGGTCAGCTTCTCCATGAAGCTTGGAAATTTTACcagaatacaactttggtaagttaaatatttgtatttattggcttaacgtgtaaaattacattgcgctgtcttgctctctctccctcgcgcatattaatcaaaatcaattgacacgatggtgtcgaacatcactatccagtgatgaaatgttttctgtgttgtcaaatctctcaaaagttgtacagtatttgttaacatagttaatgcacggtgaagtaacattaccaaacaatgaacagctgtgtttttataaactaagataaacaaagattaataaatatagtaaaaaaagtaTTGCTCATGGTAAGATCATGTTGGTTAATGTTAACTattcaaaccatatcctaaagttacaaataatttactctaatttaaaaaataccctgatgtttaaatcatttaaaatgagaatgtaagtgtgctcaacccatttttgtttgtaagaaaaaattagataagatttcatatcgcaatatgtatcgcagaaaaataaaatatcgcaatgtcattttttcccaatatcgtgcagccctagtttgcgtctccaataagcattaatccacaaatgacttaagctgttaacttttttaatgtagttGACAGTCCCTCTGGGTTAAAACAAAAGAACCAGTGAAAATAACCAAACTTACCATCACTACTTCTGATCCGACAACCGATGCAACCGGATCTTGACTCTAGAATGATCGAGTCAAtcgtttgttcgttatctggctcgactctgtgttcatcttcagttctttcttcacagcagttcagtcagtgtactgtttgagtaaatgaattactccgggatattggtttgttttaactcagactgagtgtcagccacattaaaaaagttaacagcttaagtcatttgtggattaatgtttattggagacacaaaccgtttcaaacaattcagttcaagAAGATCCTGTTACATCaagtgatttgttcgcgaaccggatatcacaaactgctttgttttgaactctctctcacaatagacatggaagagaagacaatgctgaataaagacgTAGTTTTGCTatatttggaccaaaatgtattttcgatgcttcaaaaaattctaatggATCCtcttatgtcacatggactactttgaagatgtttttattacctttctggacatggacagtagatcgtacacacagcttcaatggagggacagaaagctctctgactaaatctaaaatatcttaaactgtgttccaaagatgaacggaggtcttactggtttggaacgacatgagggtgagtcattaatgacataattttgatcaTTGGGTGAACGAACCCTTTAACCTACAAATgctttgtaattttgttattcaTAGTAATTTCCTTTTTCTCTTATTAGTCAACTGTTGAGGAAGAGGTGGTGAAGGAGATGAATTTTGGAATCTTGGTGTCCACAGAGGAGAACCCTGCAAACCTCCTCCCAAAGGAATTTATTGATGTGGCTGTGGTGTTAGAGGAGCAGTTTTTGCTTGATGTCAAGGAAAGAGCGCGTGTCAAGCAAAGAGGACGTGTCAAATGCTTTTGCTGTTTTAATGGGGCTTCTTTATGCCCTGAATATCACTTACCCCAACAAggtcaaatatacatttaaagtacTCTAAAAAGTGCGGATGAAAATTGGTGGTGAGACATGTTCGGCCAGAGTTACGGAGTAAATtgttactcaccttcatgtcgttccaaacctgcaagacATTCATTCGTCTCTGGAATACAAAATCTCTGAAATCGGAGTTTTTTGTTCATCCATTGACCGCCTATGCAGCTACCACTTTCAAGTCCCAGTAAGgttataaagacataatttaatACATGCTTTGTTTGcggaaaaatatcaatatttataaaatattaatcttatCAATCTCCAATGCATGTCCACGTTTTCAACAAAGCACTCACATCACTTCATAAACCTGAGGT
This Carassius auratus strain Wakin unplaced genomic scaffold, ASM336829v1 scaf_tig00011339, whole genome shotgun sequence DNA region includes the following protein-coding sequences:
- the LOC113073083 gene encoding lysozyme C-like — its product is MKVAIAVLCLMWLCSCESRRLGRCDVVRIFKNEGLDGFEGFSLGNYVCMAYWESKFKTHRVRSADVGKDYGIFQINSFKWCEDGTPGGKNQCKVPCSDLLQDDLKASVKCAKLIVKTEGLKSWDTWDSYCKGRKMSRWVKGCEEH